The genomic region ACGATCCTGCAATATAGAAATGAAAaactctgcacaagctcccactcaaaccttgattagctcaaaagaccttgtacccaacaaatagaaccaaaactggccaggctttgataccacttgtaaggaagcaaaggtgtgcagaaatgcttcctacgctaatcttgagaggacggttatgcaactttcaacttaaatattactaagatatcaagaaatgcacaataaagcataaacaaaatagcaatgaacacataacacagtgattaccgtggggaaacccttctgggagaaaaatcccaccctccaaaactcgcacaatgtattatcaaatcaagctgattacaataaacttgcaatgcaagttcttacaggagcgcatcaccacaactcgaactcagagaaactccttctagcatccagtcttgcaaaaactcaattatcaaactcctccccaagccctccttttatagtgattttacaacctggaaaccacttgtggttttacaaaaccatgggcttaaccaccatgccacatggtgcccatttttgacatttacatttccaaaatggaaaaacaaccaggttaaaatagtaatcccgttCATAATTTTGTgccctagcttagaccctcttaaaagtcacaaaatcagtcattaaggctctaaaaatggcccacctatattctactatggacaagactcatttttaacaactcactaaccattttccaatgcataaacatgtggaaaactacctcaaacaaattttggaattttccagaaaaagactgcaaggttgagacacatgtttctcaacacaAGGACAGTGTCGAATTCAGACCCAACCGCAATGGCTGCTGTTCGAATAACGTCGGGTGAAGGACTGCTCTGTGCAGCTGCCATCTCCAATACAGTTGAGTTGAACTGAGAGTCTGGAAAACTCAAAGAGGAAGCGTTGGGCTCTCGCAGGCACAAGAGGGCAGTGTCATAAGCTCGAGCTGCAGCTTGAGGAGTGAAGTATGACCCCAGCGACTTGCGCGATCTCTTTCCTGACGTATTTTCGGCCACATATTTTTCCCATTTCCTCTTTCTCACGCCTCTAAATCTCATTTCTTCTCCGTCATTAGACATATTGCCACAAGTCTGGAATTTATGAATAATTAGATTAAGGATAGATTTTTTTAGAATAATACAATTAAGGCATTTATTCGATCTATTTAAACACTCCATGGGCATATCGACGGAACTCCTCGGGAAGTCAACTACTGGATGAtcttgaaggtttttctgattTCCAGCTTAGGTTGTGCTGTAATGGCGATGACTACTGAGCTTTCGATATTTCGAGGATGAAGTCCAACGAATTTACACATGTATTTCATTCACCGCGTTTGGTCTGTAATAAGAGATTCGCGAATTTTATCCCTGATCAAACACGCTATAGAGATGGAATGCTTCGTAACGAACAGGATGGATTTTAACCTCTGAAAAGTTATGGCTACTAACAGTACATCCGTAACTGGAATCTGCAGTGGTTCCCTCTGAGTCGGTACAAGATTTTGACATTTGTTACTTCACATTTCTCTCATTAAAAACTCAGCCTCCAAACGAATAGAAAAGCACATTTATTTACAGTTATTTGCTGAAAACTTCAGTGATGCAACGGCCGACGATTTCAACATGTCACTTTTCATGATGAATGATTACCAATTGCACCTTGATAAGCAATGGGTATGGGGAAGAGGTGTTGAAGGTCAATGGAGGAAAAAAATGGTCTattttttctatatatttgtataaTATATGAGGTCAATTGGTCATTTATCTTGCGGATGTTTGTGCAATAAAATTTCAAAGAAGTGATATTTTCAAATCAAACATGCATCCATTTATAggaatgcaaatgcaactaaaaacTCTGGATCAAGAATTAAACAAATTCTAATACCAATATGCTCattttatgtttgcaatagggagggACATTGACAGATAGAGGGGAGAGAAGGAAAGAGGGTAGGGGGGAGTTCTAGGGTGGGAGGTGAAAACAatgtgaaaaatgcaaattttcatTTGGCTAGCTCTAAATTTGACACTAACCAAATATAAATACATTTTTAGAATGGTAAAGCCAAATATAAGAATCCATTTTTATTGTCTACAAGTCAAACCCAATCTATATAtaaattttatgtatatattggaagGATGTTTCGAAGGGCTTTCAAATCTCTAGTAGTTATAATATAGATTATAGGTTTTAGGAGATTGTATAAATTTTAGATAGTCAAATTCCAGTAATCAACATGCTTATATCAACATTCTCTcacactctctatctcactctctttttCTCCGTTGAAATCTAacctatctctctctatcactcttcctctatctccCTTCGACCTCTATTTCACTCTCTCCACTCTCCCTAAGATCTAGCCCTACCTCTATACCTCTCTCTTTCCCACCATTCACTCTCTACTATATgtctcatctctctctttctttacACACCtccccctcactccctccctatTGCTATTTCTTTGGGTCTCTCCTCCCCTATCTCACATTATATTGCCTTCCCTCCGTAGCTCatctctatccctccctccctccctctctcttgtTCGCTCCCCATCTCTTTTTATTTTTCTCCCCTCTCAATTCTCTTGGTAACTACTTATCCTCcgaccctctctctctttctcccgaTAACTAGGTATCTCCCTCCCTCCActtttacctctctacctctccctccccatctcacTATCCACCTCTCCTTTCACATCTATCTCTGTCCCCATGTCTCTCACCCCTCACTCCTTAggctctaggtatctcacctctatATATCTCCCCTCTCTAGTTTGTTCCCACCCTCTCCAGCTCTCTCCCTACCTCCTTGCCCctctctctctttgtgaacttatctatCTCATTTTCCATGTTTCTCTCGGTCTCCCTCTCTTTaatatttctctatttttctctctagatctctccctccCACACACACTCTATCCCCTCTCTTAGTCTCTCCCGCTCTCTCTACTTATCTACCTTTTGGCCTCTCCTTCCTTGTCTCACTACccacctctctccccccctctatctctctcacttctACCTCACCCTtggtctctcacccctctctccctaggATGTAGGTTTCTCAACTCTATATATCTcccctctcttgttctttcccaccctcgccacctctatatctctccccttGGTCTATCACAAAGAGAGAGGGAGACGAGAAAGGAAGTAGGGAGAGAAATATCATTTTATATTCTTTCTAATATAGCGCACAAGGAACTTGCATGAATCTCAAAAAACATGCCTActataattaaattttatatgtaGTGTGGGTTAGATAGCTGAAGCTAACAAGAAATTATTGATACAAGGTAGCATCAGCCAATGGTGCTAAAATGATATTCAATATTTAATCTGTCAATGCAAAGGAAGCAACATTGTTAAATGTCAATGCAAAGGAAGCAACATAATAAGTTTATTTTTTTCATGTCAAAATATGTCTTGTCAACCTGACTTTAAGCTAATGCAATAGTAAATGAATAGCTCTTGATTATCACAAGTTCATCAACATATCATACTAGTATAACCAATGAAGCGTCCTATTGTACAAGATATACATTAGGATCTGAGTGGCACACTGAGTAAAACTTGAAGCAATGAGGAAGTAATCCATCTTGGGACACCAAACTTGAGAGCCCTATTTGAGTTCATAGAGGGATTTCCATGTTTACAAACTAAGGATGAATCCTAAACAAACTTGGTGATTGTTCTGTGTAGATATCCTCTTTAAAGTGTATGTAAAAAAATAATGCTTCATATCCATCTAGGGGATATCCAAAAAATATGCATGCATTGATAGAAATTATGAGTGAATTTGAACTCATGTTAGAAATAGGTGCAAAGGTCTCTATGTATTCAATGTCAACAACTTGTGAAAATTGCAAGAAATCATGCCTTGTACTTATCAACCTACCCATCTAAAAAATAACTGGTTTGATATATCCATGCACATTGAACCACCTTCCTTCCCTTTGGAAGTGAAGTATCATCCCAAGCATGATTTCTCATTAAGGAATTATATTCATCATGCATAACACTATCCCGCTTAGGTATGTTTGATGCATCTCAAATTGTTTGTGGATAAGAGGTTAAGCCAGTGAATGAATATATCTTAGTCTAATAGTCTAATATGTACATCTACAATTTTCTAGATTTCCTACCAAACTACCTACCCCCTAAAGTTTCTATCTAACCCCCAAAATGTGAGAAGTAGGTGAGTTAGGTGCCAAAATATCATCCTCAAAAATATGTGTAAAAATATATGAAGATGAATTCCCATCCCTATATTTAGTctcaaatctagaaaaagaagacttTGTCTTAAGAATCTATTTTGGATGGTTTGAGTCATTAGAAGAACCATGAATCCAAGTAATTCCAAATTAAAAGGTAAATTTTcatggatagaattgatagaaCTCTCCAAATGATTAATATTACTCTCAATAAACAATCATTTACATGATACTATTGTGTAGAAGGTGATGTCTTGTCATATAATTTGGATAACCTATAAGTATGTAAGTTTTGGATTATGGTTCAATTGGCTTATAATTCTATGTTGATATGCATACCATGGCTAAAGATTAAAAGCCCCTAAAGTGCTTAATTTATCATTTCCTACTTATCCAAGCTTCAAAGGGAGTGATTCCCTTCAATGACACCTACTTCTAAATGTAACAAACACAATTGATTACTTCTATCAAGTACCATTGTGTAAGGCCCTTCGAGTGTATCATGTTTTTCCCATCTTTCTTAAGAATATATTTCTACATTTTTAAGTAGGATTTTATTGGGGTGTATACGGAAATATGTGCTAGAAGTTTATACTCTAATATACAAAATTTATCAAGCCTACTATTGACATACTCAGCCATAATATATATAAAGGACCTTAATGATTACTCCTAATTATTTCTTGATCAAGAGATTTGAAGTCCCGAAAGTAGTTGAAGACTTCAAATTTTTGCTAAATAAAGTAGACCCAAGTGTATCTAGATAATTCATTTATGAAAGTGAAAATGTATCTTACCTTAGTTAAATTTGTGAGTGACAAAATACTCCTAATACATCATTGTCAATAAGCACCAAAACTAGTGTAGCTCTCCATGATTTGGATTTGTCAAATTTGTTTTCAAGATGCTTCCCAAGGATGCAACCCTCATAAAGACACTTAAGGAATATAACTCTATGAAACCTTGTGACCATATCCTACTATTTAAGCTACTCATAGGAGTAGTATTTAAGGTGACCAAACCACACATTTCAAAAATGTCTACCTCCATTTGAATGCATAACCAATTTGTAGAAGAAACATCAAGTTCAAAGCTTGAGAAGGTGTataaattagcttaattaaattcCCTTACCAAGGCTAAAAAATTATTTCTATCAAACTCTTTAATCTCAATTGAgtcaaaagaaaaatgatttatCATGCCCTTTCCTACGTGGCTAATTAGATACATAGATAGGACATTAGTTGAAAGAGAAGGTATGATTAGAAAATTTGTGAGTGTTCCACCTTAAACTTTAATTTTGTCTCTCCCTACAATTATTTCTAGAGTATCATCACCCAAAGTGACATAGGACATACTACAAGGATTTAATGATGAATTCTCAACCTATGAAGAACAGTGCAAAGCACACAAAGCAACAATCAAAGCTAGAGTTAATGATGACAATGTAGCAAGAACTAGAGattttttcttatatttatttttacctttttgcaTTTCCTTAGTAGAATCTTTAATAGATAAAGCTATTTTATTATTTAGGAATCCTTGTGTTGTGCTTCTTAAGTAGATCTAGGAGGTGGTAATTTGATTTAAATCTATAATTAAGGTTAATTTGTTGATGATGTGTATGAAAAATGATCCTAGACTAAAAAGTGTAGTAACCTAGGATTGATTCCTTCTCCCAtgaaacattagaggtatgagTGGGCTTGTTCTATCCTCAACTCACACTTTAGTTGATTGCATATGATTGGAATTGTTTGATTGTGTGCATGCAAATGAGCCATGTTAACAATGACAAAATAACTAAATATGGTAGAATACAATAAGTGCAACATGAAATAATGAAATAGTAAGACAGATCTAGAATGTGAACATAGAgaaacatgaatttgaaatatagAGCTAACTATAAAGGATAGAAGTTCTAGGTGTTCGTCCATGAAGATGTAAAAGAATCAGGAGATGATAGAAAATGGAATCAAGAACCTCTATGCATTTATATTATTTGATAGGAATATATTTTATTCTTTTCATGTTGATCTTCTAAATTTATGTGGTTTCTATTAGGTCTCTAGATCTTTGTTGGATCATTAGTGCCAAATATTATAGGATCAAAGGATATATAAGAAAAAATTGTACATATTTATTGAATATGAAGACATTATTAGATTAATATATACATAGATATGAAAAAGTAGAAATAAATTCAACACATCTAGTTAGAAGTGACTTgaaacaaaatttaaaatatttgatcaaaacTTTATGATGCAATTCCTTGGAGAGGGACCAATTGTTAAGTAGGGCTCTACTATTGGTATAATATTCATTGTTATGGAGTTTAGTTTTGAAACATATTAATACTATAATtgtttattcattatttatttcatatataAATTAATGTATCAATAGTTGTATGTCAAAATGGGCACTTACATGAACACAAAAGAACTTATAAATGATGTATGAAAAATTAAATACATTCATCAACAAGTATACTAAAtaccttcttttttcttttcttaaaatgAGATATAATAATTATCAAATCTAAGTGTCATATACAACATAGGATTATGATAATGAAAACTATTATCTTTTATGCGAAGAAATGTTGTCGTTATGTGTATCTGTACTAGGATGAAATTGTACATATGTTGCAAttctttatattatatatttgcATGCGACAAATTTGTAAAAGATGATTACAACTACATTGTATCCTATCATGAGGTAAAATTATTaataatagaaaatataaatatatattgaatGAGCAACCCCCAACCACAATTAGAGAAAAAGATTTTAGAATACTAAGGTTTTTTATGTCACTGTGAATCTTCCACGACATCAGCTACAGAATTCCAGGTACAAGCGTAGCAGGGATTGGAGGTCGTGAATAGCCAGCCCGTCTCCTTCTATGCTGACAAATCTGGCATATTATTCGGGACGTGGCAGGGATTGGAGGTCGTGAATAGCTCATCTCCATCTATGCTGACAAATCTGTCATATTATTTGGGACATGTCGACAACTGTTAATGATGGAGCTTCGATAGACATGACTACTGATaataataatgtttactatgtgggTGAAACTTAATTGAGTAATTTTTTCTTTTCAGTATCCTAATTTACtctgcattcattacctaattttGTCATTATGCCTAATACATCAAAAGTTTGGATATAGATGTATATTTAAGTAGGAGGTCTTTCTGGTGTCGCCTGGAAAGTGGTTTCATCCGGTATCCCTAAATCAGGCAACATTTCGGATGAATCGTGAGGCTGAATTGTCTGCTTTTCCTCAGGCAACTGTAGGGACATCTGAACCCTCTCCTCAAATGAAATTTCCTCCGGAGATTGTAGAAGATATGCTGCATCGCTTGGCTCGCACATATATTCTTCTTCCTCCGCCCTCTCTTCAATCTGTGGATCATCAACACCTTGGCCAAACTGGGTTGAGGGTTTTCCGTCAGCACTGGATCCGGCCTCCACATTATCATTGTATTTTGCAGGAATGGTGTCGAACTCAGACCCAACCGCAATGGCAGCTGTTCGAACTACTTCGGGTGAAGGGTTGGTGTGTGCACCTGCCACACCCAAGGCAGTTGGGTTGAACTGCGAGTCTGAGAAATTGAAAGACGAAGCGCTGGGCCCTCGTAGGCACAAGAGGGCAGTGTCATAAGCTCGAGCTGCAGCGTGAGGAGTGAAGTATGACCCCAGCGATATGCGCGATCTCTTTCCTGACCTAATTTCGGCCACATATTTTCCCCATTTCCTCTTTCTCACGCCTCGAAATCTTATTTCTTCTCCATCATTAGACATCTAGAATTTATGAATAATTTAAAGAGAGTTCTTCTGAGGATAAGATAGTTGAGGCAGTTATTCCATCTATTTAAACACTGCCGAGGTCAACTATCCTGAAACTGTTGCAGGTTATTTTGATTTCCAGCTTAGGATGTGCTGCAATGGCGATGACAACTGTTTTCCAACTCGAGAATTGGAGGATGAAATTACACATGTATTTCATTTTACACCACGTTTGGTCGGCAATCAAGAAGTTCGCCTATTTTATTCACAACCAAACGCGCTCTAGAGGAGGAGAAGGAAAAAGTCGTGGATTTTAACCTCTGAAAAGTTATGACCACTAGAACATAGCATAACAGAGCATCCATAAATGGAATCTGCAGTACTTTTCTTTCTCATTAGATGCTTACATAGAAGTGATGGAGCGTGCGAAGATTTCTACACCACGTCACTTTTCATAATGAATGAGTACATTACAGGCTATACAGCACCCATCCATGGATGATGTTCTTTCCATTCTAACTCAAGTTCGCCTTGACTCAATAATTAACTGCAGTTCGCTGTCCTTTCGTGCCATGCTGCAAATAGTTAACTTCATTTTTACCTCCGCTGATTATTACACTCTAGTTGAACGCCAATTCATCCTTAGCTGCATAAAACAATTGCTTCCAAAGATTTAAACTGCAAATCTCTTTATAataatagtaaataaataaaaGTAGTGCAGGGGGTTTCTATTTAAAATTTTGTGGattacaatttcaatttcaatttcatctaTTATATATCATATTTTAGTTGTTTGAATTTTGGTGGATGGCATAATGAATCTATTattatcttcaacaatttcaacaATTGTGTTCAACCAATTGAACTACAACCTTTTGATTAtgattaaagttttaaatttattGATGACTCTCACTTTTAATTACCTACAAATTACAATAACTATGAACAAATTTGATAATTGAATGATAAATTGTCATAAATAtcgatttttttaattaataataaactAATATACCTGATAATGATTGAACCTCTAATTACAATAAACAAGTGTGCCTTCTTAAAGATTTTACCTTTAAAACAATGTTTAAAGTATGTATTAAAAATAAAGGAAAGGATACTCATAAAATTGATTGGTGCTTGTCTTTTTTGGAGAGTAAACAAATGCAACTTTTAGAGATAttattctttacttttttttttcagtATTTtcaattaatatattattttaagatTTAGTTCGAGAGTTCGATTTTGAAGGATGTAAAATGTATATTTTGATATAACATAATGTTTGATGTTTATTTGATACTTCATTGATTATGAAGGATATAGTAGAGATATTGACAACAACCTTATTTGTCAATCAGATCATTTTATCAATAGATTTTACAAGAGACGATATTGAAAATAGATTTatgtaatttataatttataatcgaAACAGTTAGATATTTGATAATTATATTATCAAATTTATTTAAGCAATGACCATATATATTAATGATTcgtaaaattaaatttataatttaaaataaaactaTGGTTATTACAATAAACACCTATGCAATATCAAgtcatattatatttaatttttttaacttttaaaaaataaaaattaaattatctcaatttttaaaattatttttaattttacatAGATCTTTATATTAATTACTattttttagttattttatttattaaatttttaattttacatTAAAATTGTATTATATATGACACAATTAACTACAAATTCTACATTCAATTTATatcttaaattaaattatattgtttgtatgtgtagacacctaaaattgtccagtttaattaaataaatattttatttctttaattactttagcctaattcttctattaattaaataaatctttatttatttaattaattcatttattctcttctagccttatttctcatttaaataaatacatttatttatttaaattatccttttcctaaattaaataaatatttttatttatttaattatcccacttcttctattaattaaataaatctttttttatttaattaattcattaaccttttctacccatgacacatgtcattcatctcttaattcatacactacctacccctttcattattttattatttcttttacctaccctctaatcatagccgacctccttttacacctctcaatcttatccctccatttcatattgtgtcttctatataaggagatgcttccttcattatcagaccctaatcactcaggctaatcattcactggactacactacgatcctacttgcaaccacattccattctttgttgagctcttgtgtatataaaatatgagagcaaatatatcaagcaagatcaatggagataggaagaatggagatcaaaaccctattggacatgtgatggtataatctttgtgatttcgtttgatttgcattgtcttaggtaatcttcatatgttatggtggatctttgttgttgttaggctagggtttttgtggttgaattcatttggcctttcaatattgttattattgttatccattttcaccatatacattttggcatgcccggtgggactcttgtccctttttgcatttaacatttggttgcagattttgtattttgaagttgcagatctgacgttttcaacaatatttttgacattttcgcgtctgcgcactttcaaatcgcgtttttgattttcttgcACGTCTGCAACATCTGGGATCGCGCCTGcgatattggcaatattttattttgcaggttccagaaaaGTGCGTCTATGTTGTAAAGGCATGTCTGTGATGTTTTTAGTCGCGTCTGCATCcaggaaacgcgtctgtgttctgtagttgcatctgtgcatcacagaacgaCGTCTATGTAACAAAAGCGCATCTGTGTAGAGGGTAACCACGCCCGTGTTcaccaattttgaattttgagtttttattaattcagtttttggattttgcatccagggtttcagatctagtttattttgagctaacattttcagatctagctaacaaaagtggtgtagcttgtcttgaaggctaaatcgtttggttgaaggcccctattttcacaaagtcttttgggtttaaaatttacctaacttgtgtgcttgcaggaaggggtaatcatttgaaacaatccaaactactaacaactctttgttgcaggtccttggcaagggttttttggatttttattgtgtgccttgttttcatagactagcaaacacttccattggtgcactaaaattgaatcattgtcttttgtgtcttgagcaataggctctttttgtttaatctttagagggcc from Cryptomeria japonica chromosome 3, Sugi_1.0, whole genome shotgun sequence harbors:
- the LOC131069201 gene encoding ethylene-responsive transcription factor ERF010-like, with amino-acid sequence MSNDGEEMRFRGVRKRKWEKYVAENTSGKRSRKSLGSYFTPQAAARAYDTALLCLREPNASSLSFPDSQFNSTVLEMAAAQSSPSPDVIRTAAIAGTSDGDIPIIGNLPIVAKFEKHEGVVGTLSNEEWYSILEIRGYSLKNKKTKEWKNKVQGKSENETVSF